One Qipengyuania sp. HL-TH1 DNA window includes the following coding sequences:
- a CDS encoding ParB/RepB/Spo0J family partition protein, with protein MQLIQLSKLDQSEDNVCKRPNPEFEERLSFDIEARGVLQNLIVAKAKKRGRFEVIGGGKRMRAMHRIVERGAMDADFEVPCLVIDRREHNASEVSLAENFQRLQMTPAEECQAFQHFIKEDGDTAAVAKRFGLTQRFVDGRLRLANLAGPIFEALAAGDITLDLAKAYAATDQHEVQLRVFEQMRHAWNPSADAIRRMIADGSLRGNDPIALLVGEDAYVAAGGKIERDLFSEAADDRWIDVEIAHQLAATKMEAEAERLAAETGLAWINPVAATNSWSARSELGVNPVRLPPAPLSEEARTRIDEIDARMDDINAIFEDESAQDEDGVDLDKLEIEYDTLSNEREDLNNPVRELPEEWRGEAGRFLILTNKGEMVLESDYYSEKRLSFEQDEDGNVTATSEDAPTRGGTSSQAGRPSTPEAVAPGGEKPISAKLFDELSVQRRNILAASLLGDPGLALDYAIFALCDDRSYESKGTSLKAGKPQDPAYGDIPQSAAEGILAAAEDALDKAWHEPKEVAQRFLAFRELDDEAKAAWLSYVVAVSLEAKKGYNSEYHPIHSVLGSILDVDVAAMWRPTSENLFDRINKTSCLAALTDIGGSELAARYAASKKADLSKTCEKLFSGDAIVEEDVKERALAWLPEAMKFEISTGDLDQGEAPIEPDGDDDLADTDDGKTAEEPEDVDEEAAVDA; from the coding sequence ATGCAACTCATCCAGCTCAGCAAGCTCGACCAGAGCGAGGACAATGTCTGCAAGCGACCCAATCCGGAGTTCGAGGAACGCCTGTCCTTCGATATCGAGGCCCGCGGCGTCCTGCAGAACCTCATCGTCGCAAAAGCAAAGAAGCGCGGTCGCTTCGAGGTGATCGGAGGCGGCAAGCGGATGCGCGCCATGCACCGGATCGTCGAACGCGGCGCGATGGACGCAGATTTCGAGGTTCCCTGCCTCGTAATAGATCGCCGCGAACACAATGCGAGCGAAGTGTCGCTGGCCGAGAACTTCCAGCGCCTGCAGATGACGCCGGCCGAGGAATGCCAGGCCTTCCAGCATTTCATCAAGGAAGACGGCGACACCGCCGCGGTCGCAAAGCGCTTCGGTCTCACACAGCGTTTCGTCGACGGCCGCCTCCGCCTCGCCAACCTGGCCGGACCGATCTTCGAAGCGCTGGCCGCCGGCGATATCACGCTCGACCTCGCCAAGGCCTATGCCGCAACCGATCAGCATGAGGTGCAGCTGCGCGTCTTCGAGCAGATGCGTCATGCGTGGAACCCCAGCGCGGACGCAATCCGCCGGATGATCGCCGATGGCTCGCTGCGCGGCAACGATCCCATCGCGCTTCTCGTCGGCGAGGACGCCTATGTGGCTGCGGGTGGCAAGATCGAGCGCGACCTCTTCAGCGAAGCGGCCGACGATCGCTGGATCGATGTCGAAATCGCCCACCAGCTTGCCGCCACCAAGATGGAAGCCGAAGCCGAACGGCTCGCTGCAGAAACGGGGCTCGCCTGGATCAACCCCGTGGCGGCCACCAATTCGTGGAGCGCTCGCAGCGAACTCGGCGTCAACCCGGTTCGCCTCCCACCGGCACCACTCTCCGAGGAAGCCCGCACGCGGATCGACGAAATCGACGCGCGCATGGACGACATCAACGCCATATTCGAGGACGAAAGCGCCCAAGATGAGGACGGGGTGGATCTCGACAAGCTCGAGATCGAATACGACACGCTCTCGAACGAACGCGAAGATCTCAACAACCCCGTGCGCGAGCTGCCCGAGGAATGGCGCGGCGAGGCCGGTCGCTTCCTCATCCTCACCAACAAGGGCGAGATGGTGCTGGAGAGCGACTACTACAGCGAGAAACGGCTCAGCTTCGAGCAGGACGAGGACGGCAACGTCACCGCCACCAGCGAGGACGCGCCGACCCGCGGCGGCACGAGCAGTCAGGCCGGACGCCCGTCGACTCCCGAAGCAGTCGCGCCGGGCGGTGAGAAGCCGATCAGCGCGAAGCTGTTCGACGAACTGTCCGTCCAACGCCGGAACATCCTCGCCGCCTCGCTCCTCGGCGACCCGGGTCTCGCGCTCGACTACGCCATCTTCGCCTTGTGCGACGATCGCAGCTACGAGAGCAAGGGCACCTCGCTGAAGGCCGGCAAGCCGCAGGACCCCGCCTACGGCGATATCCCGCAGTCGGCGGCCGAAGGGATCCTCGCCGCGGCCGAAGATGCGCTCGACAAGGCGTGGCATGAGCCCAAGGAGGTCGCCCAGCGATTCCTCGCCTTCCGCGAACTCGACGACGAGGCCAAGGCCGCATGGCTCTCCTACGTGGTCGCCGTCTCGCTGGAAGCGAAGAAGGGCTACAATTCGGAGTATCATCCGATCCACTCGGTCCTCGGCAGCATTCTCGACGTCGACGTCGCCGCAATGTGGCGCCCGACTTCGGAGAACCTCTTCGACCGCATCAACAAGACGTCCTGCCTCGCGGCCCTCACCGATATCGGCGGCTCCGAACTGGCGGCACGGTACGCGGCATCCAAGAAAGCCGATCTTTCCAAGACGTGCGAGAAACTCTTCTCCGGCGACGCGATCGTCGAAGAGGATGTCAAGGAACGCGCTCTCGCGTGGTTGCCCGAAGCGATGAAGTTCGAGATCTCCACCGGTGATCTCGATCAAGGCGAGGCGCCGATCGAGCCGGACGGCGATGACGACCTCGCCGATACGGACGACGGCAAAACTGCCGAGGAACCCGAAGACGTCGACGAAGAAGCGGCGGTGGACGCCTGA
- a CDS encoding ArdC family protein — protein MKRSPKRDVAQDITNLIIRKIEEGTLPWRRPWKKTGAGGAPLRANGVPYTGINRLYLWAVADAMGYQSRYWMTYRQAQELGGQVRRGESAEPSIYFNTTKKTEVDRSTGEESSRTIRFMRAYSVFNVSQIDGLPVHFYPDPVPEAPPTPSQKAAAIAAFFAPIPSEVRYGGDRAFYSPGGDFIQMPHRHSFVNEDGLAATLAHETGHWTGHPNRLARTFGKRFGDKGYAFEELVAEQISARICYELGLPADLHESHASYIGHWLDILKSDKSAIITAAAKADQAFSFLAEFSGYDSEAEEAGHEAAALQAYA, from the coding sequence ATGAAACGCTCCCCCAAGCGCGACGTCGCGCAGGACATCACGAACCTCATCATCAGAAAGATCGAGGAGGGCACGCTGCCCTGGCGGCGCCCATGGAAGAAGACAGGCGCCGGCGGTGCGCCGCTGCGCGCCAACGGCGTGCCATACACCGGCATCAACCGCCTGTACCTGTGGGCCGTTGCGGACGCGATGGGATATCAATCGCGCTATTGGATGACATATCGGCAAGCTCAGGAGCTCGGCGGGCAGGTTCGCCGCGGCGAGAGCGCCGAACCGAGCATCTATTTCAACACGACCAAGAAAACCGAGGTCGATCGCTCCACCGGCGAGGAATCCTCGCGCACGATCCGCTTCATGCGCGCCTATTCAGTGTTCAACGTCTCGCAAATCGACGGGTTGCCGGTCCATTTCTACCCCGACCCCGTACCCGAAGCGCCGCCGACCCCGTCGCAGAAGGCGGCGGCGATCGCGGCGTTCTTCGCGCCCATTCCGAGCGAGGTTCGCTATGGCGGTGACCGGGCGTTCTATTCTCCGGGCGGCGACTTCATTCAGATGCCGCACCGCCACAGCTTCGTGAACGAGGACGGCCTCGCCGCAACCCTCGCTCACGAAACCGGACACTGGACGGGACATCCCAACAGGCTCGCGCGCACGTTCGGTAAGCGCTTCGGCGACAAGGGCTATGCGTTCGAGGAACTCGTAGCCGAGCAGATCTCGGCACGGATCTGCTACGAACTCGGGCTTCCGGCCGATCTCCACGAAAGTCACGCCAGCTATATCGGCCATTGGCTCGACATCCTGAAGTCGGACAAGAGCGCGATCATCACCGCCGCCGCGAAGGCCGACCAGGCCTTCTCCTTTCTTGCCGAATTCTCAGGCTACGACAGCGAAGCAGAGGAGGCGGGCCATGAGGCGGCTGCACTTCAGGCTTACGCTTGA